A genomic region of Chelonia mydas isolate rCheMyd1 chromosome 9, rCheMyd1.pri.v2, whole genome shotgun sequence contains the following coding sequences:
- the EIF2A gene encoding eukaryotic translation initiation factor 2A isoform X1, protein MAPSTPLLAVRGSEGFYMVTGPPSFTENTTLQRDFGKNCKVFAFSKDGALFAWCNGEKVNIVNVASTELLHSFDLPKAVCLEFSPKNNVLATWQAYTTAKDGTAGMPNLQLYDVKTGKCLKSFIQKKMQNWCPCWADDESISARIVNNEVHFFENNNFDTIANKLHLQKVNDFVLSPGPQPSKVSVYVPGSKGAPSFVRLYQYPNFGGSQSALANKSFFKADKATMLWNNKATAVLVIASTEVDKTGASYYGEQTLHYIATNGESAVVQLPKNGPIYDVVWNPNSTEFCAVYGFMPAKATVFNLKCDPLFDFGTGPRNAAYYSSPGHILVLAGFGNLRGQMEVWDVKNYKLISKPLASDSTYFAWCPDGEHFVTATCAPRLRVGNGYKIWHYTGSVLHQCEVSPNAEIWQVSWQPFLDGTFPAKAVTYQAVPSELPSAELKVAQAYRPPALRNKPITSSKLHEEEPPQNMKPQPGNSDKPLSKMALKNQRKHEAKKAAKQEAKTDGNQESTPSPALQNVSHSTLPSVTSGDPEVDKKIKNLKKKLKAIEQLKDQAATGKQLEKNQLEKIQKEAALLKELEDLELGL, encoded by the exons ATGGCGCCTTCCACGCCGCTTTTGGCAG tgCGAGGATCTGAAGGATTCTACATGGTGACTGGACCACCTAGTTTTACTGAAAATACAACACTGCAAAG GGACTTCGGGAAAAACTGCAAAGTTTTTGCTTTCAGTAAGGATGGTGCTCTCTTTGCATGGTGCAATGGAGAAAA AGTAAATATTGTGAATGTTGCCAGCACTGAATTACTGCACTCTTTTGATCTCCCAAAGGCAGTTTGCCTTGAATTCTCACCAAAGAATAATGTCCTGGCAACGTGGCAGGCCTACACAA CTGCTAAAGATGGCACAGCAGGCATGCCCAATCTACAACTTTATGATGTGAAAACTGGGAAATGTTTAAAGTCTTTCATCCAGAAAAAGATGCAGAATTG gtGTCCTTGCTGGGCAGATGACGAAAGTATATCTGCTAGGATCGTAAATAATGAAGTGCACTTCTTTGAAAACAACAACTTTG ATACTATTGCAAATAAACTTCATTTGCAAAAAGTTAACGATTTTGTGTTATCACCAGGACCACAGCCAAGCAAG GTTTCTGTTTATGTTCCTGGAAGCAAGGGTGCACCCTCGTTTGTAAGGCTGTATCAGTACCCTAACTTTGGTGGCTCTCAGTCTGCATTGGCCAATAAAAGTTTCTTTAAAGCTGACAAGGCGACAATGCTCTGGAATAACAAAG CTACGGCTGTGCTAGTAATAGCTAGTACAGAAGTTGATAAAACAGGAGCTTCATATTATGGAGAACAAACGCTGCACTACATTGCAACAAATGGAGAAAGTGCTGTTGTACAACTAC caAAAAATGGTCCCATTTATGATGTAGTATGGAATCCCAATTCCACAGAGTTTTGTGCTGTGTATGGTTTTATGCCTGCGAAGGCAACTGTTTTCAATCTGAAATGTGATCCTTTGTTTGATTTTGGAACTGGCCCTCGTAATGCTGCCTACTACAGCTCCCCTGGACATATCTTAGTACTAGCAGGATTTGGAAATCTCAGAGGACAGATGGAAGTATGGGATGTAAAAAACTACAAACTTATTTCCAAGCCACTGGCatcagattctacatattttgcTTGGTGCCCTGATGGGGAACATTTTGTAACTGCTACGTGTGCTCCAAGGCTACGAGTTGGTAATGGGTACAAGATCTGGCATTATACTGGCTCTGTTCTACACCAATGTGAAGTCTCACCGAATGCAGAAATATGGCAAGTTTCCTGGCAGCCATTTTTAGATGGAACATTTCCAGCAAAAGCAGTAACTTACCAGGCAGTTCCAAGTGAACTGCCAAGTGCTGAGCTAAAGGTTGCCCAAGCTTATAGACCACCAGCTTTGAGAAACAAGCCTATAACCAGTTCCAAGCTG CATGAGGAGGAGCCACCTCAGAACATGAAACCACAACCAGGAAATAGTGATAAGCCATTATCAAAGATGGCGCTTAAAAATCAAAGGAAGCACGAAGCAAAGAAAGCTGCTAAACAG GAGGCCAAAACTGATGGGAACCAGGAATCAACACCATCTCCAGCATTACAGAATGTATCACACAGCACTCTGCCTTCTGTGACATCTGGAGACCCTGAGGtagacaaaaaaataaagaatttgaAAAAG AAACTGAAAGCAATTGAGCAGCTGAAAGATCAAGCAGCTACTGGAAAACAGCTAGAGAAAAACCAG TTGGAGAAAATTCAGAAAGAGGCGGCTCTCCTAAAGGAGCTAGAAGATTTGGAACTAGGCTTGTAA
- the EIF2A gene encoding eukaryotic translation initiation factor 2A isoform X2: MVTGPPSFTENTTLQRDFGKNCKVFAFSKDGALFAWCNGEKVNIVNVASTELLHSFDLPKAVCLEFSPKNNVLATWQAYTTAKDGTAGMPNLQLYDVKTGKCLKSFIQKKMQNWCPCWADDESISARIVNNEVHFFENNNFDTIANKLHLQKVNDFVLSPGPQPSKVSVYVPGSKGAPSFVRLYQYPNFGGSQSALANKSFFKADKATMLWNNKATAVLVIASTEVDKTGASYYGEQTLHYIATNGESAVVQLPKNGPIYDVVWNPNSTEFCAVYGFMPAKATVFNLKCDPLFDFGTGPRNAAYYSSPGHILVLAGFGNLRGQMEVWDVKNYKLISKPLASDSTYFAWCPDGEHFVTATCAPRLRVGNGYKIWHYTGSVLHQCEVSPNAEIWQVSWQPFLDGTFPAKAVTYQAVPSELPSAELKVAQAYRPPALRNKPITSSKLHEEEPPQNMKPQPGNSDKPLSKMALKNQRKHEAKKAAKQEAKTDGNQESTPSPALQNVSHSTLPSVTSGDPEVDKKIKNLKKKLKAIEQLKDQAATGKQLEKNQLEKIQKEAALLKELEDLELGL; this comes from the exons ATGGTGACTGGACCACCTAGTTTTACTGAAAATACAACACTGCAAAG GGACTTCGGGAAAAACTGCAAAGTTTTTGCTTTCAGTAAGGATGGTGCTCTCTTTGCATGGTGCAATGGAGAAAA AGTAAATATTGTGAATGTTGCCAGCACTGAATTACTGCACTCTTTTGATCTCCCAAAGGCAGTTTGCCTTGAATTCTCACCAAAGAATAATGTCCTGGCAACGTGGCAGGCCTACACAA CTGCTAAAGATGGCACAGCAGGCATGCCCAATCTACAACTTTATGATGTGAAAACTGGGAAATGTTTAAAGTCTTTCATCCAGAAAAAGATGCAGAATTG gtGTCCTTGCTGGGCAGATGACGAAAGTATATCTGCTAGGATCGTAAATAATGAAGTGCACTTCTTTGAAAACAACAACTTTG ATACTATTGCAAATAAACTTCATTTGCAAAAAGTTAACGATTTTGTGTTATCACCAGGACCACAGCCAAGCAAG GTTTCTGTTTATGTTCCTGGAAGCAAGGGTGCACCCTCGTTTGTAAGGCTGTATCAGTACCCTAACTTTGGTGGCTCTCAGTCTGCATTGGCCAATAAAAGTTTCTTTAAAGCTGACAAGGCGACAATGCTCTGGAATAACAAAG CTACGGCTGTGCTAGTAATAGCTAGTACAGAAGTTGATAAAACAGGAGCTTCATATTATGGAGAACAAACGCTGCACTACATTGCAACAAATGGAGAAAGTGCTGTTGTACAACTAC caAAAAATGGTCCCATTTATGATGTAGTATGGAATCCCAATTCCACAGAGTTTTGTGCTGTGTATGGTTTTATGCCTGCGAAGGCAACTGTTTTCAATCTGAAATGTGATCCTTTGTTTGATTTTGGAACTGGCCCTCGTAATGCTGCCTACTACAGCTCCCCTGGACATATCTTAGTACTAGCAGGATTTGGAAATCTCAGAGGACAGATGGAAGTATGGGATGTAAAAAACTACAAACTTATTTCCAAGCCACTGGCatcagattctacatattttgcTTGGTGCCCTGATGGGGAACATTTTGTAACTGCTACGTGTGCTCCAAGGCTACGAGTTGGTAATGGGTACAAGATCTGGCATTATACTGGCTCTGTTCTACACCAATGTGAAGTCTCACCGAATGCAGAAATATGGCAAGTTTCCTGGCAGCCATTTTTAGATGGAACATTTCCAGCAAAAGCAGTAACTTACCAGGCAGTTCCAAGTGAACTGCCAAGTGCTGAGCTAAAGGTTGCCCAAGCTTATAGACCACCAGCTTTGAGAAACAAGCCTATAACCAGTTCCAAGCTG CATGAGGAGGAGCCACCTCAGAACATGAAACCACAACCAGGAAATAGTGATAAGCCATTATCAAAGATGGCGCTTAAAAATCAAAGGAAGCACGAAGCAAAGAAAGCTGCTAAACAG GAGGCCAAAACTGATGGGAACCAGGAATCAACACCATCTCCAGCATTACAGAATGTATCACACAGCACTCTGCCTTCTGTGACATCTGGAGACCCTGAGGtagacaaaaaaataaagaatttgaAAAAG AAACTGAAAGCAATTGAGCAGCTGAAAGATCAAGCAGCTACTGGAAAACAGCTAGAGAAAAACCAG TTGGAGAAAATTCAGAAAGAGGCGGCTCTCCTAAAGGAGCTAGAAGATTTGGAACTAGGCTTGTAA
- the EIF2A gene encoding eukaryotic translation initiation factor 2A isoform X3 has translation MPNLQLYDVKTGKCLKSFIQKKMQNWCPCWADDESISARIVNNEVHFFENNNFDTIANKLHLQKVNDFVLSPGPQPSKVSVYVPGSKGAPSFVRLYQYPNFGGSQSALANKSFFKADKATMLWNNKATAVLVIASTEVDKTGASYYGEQTLHYIATNGESAVVQLPKNGPIYDVVWNPNSTEFCAVYGFMPAKATVFNLKCDPLFDFGTGPRNAAYYSSPGHILVLAGFGNLRGQMEVWDVKNYKLISKPLASDSTYFAWCPDGEHFVTATCAPRLRVGNGYKIWHYTGSVLHQCEVSPNAEIWQVSWQPFLDGTFPAKAVTYQAVPSELPSAELKVAQAYRPPALRNKPITSSKLHEEEPPQNMKPQPGNSDKPLSKMALKNQRKHEAKKAAKQEAKTDGNQESTPSPALQNVSHSTLPSVTSGDPEVDKKIKNLKKKLKAIEQLKDQAATGKQLEKNQLEKIQKEAALLKELEDLELGL, from the exons ATGCCCAATCTACAACTTTATGATGTGAAAACTGGGAAATGTTTAAAGTCTTTCATCCAGAAAAAGATGCAGAATTG gtGTCCTTGCTGGGCAGATGACGAAAGTATATCTGCTAGGATCGTAAATAATGAAGTGCACTTCTTTGAAAACAACAACTTTG ATACTATTGCAAATAAACTTCATTTGCAAAAAGTTAACGATTTTGTGTTATCACCAGGACCACAGCCAAGCAAG GTTTCTGTTTATGTTCCTGGAAGCAAGGGTGCACCCTCGTTTGTAAGGCTGTATCAGTACCCTAACTTTGGTGGCTCTCAGTCTGCATTGGCCAATAAAAGTTTCTTTAAAGCTGACAAGGCGACAATGCTCTGGAATAACAAAG CTACGGCTGTGCTAGTAATAGCTAGTACAGAAGTTGATAAAACAGGAGCTTCATATTATGGAGAACAAACGCTGCACTACATTGCAACAAATGGAGAAAGTGCTGTTGTACAACTAC caAAAAATGGTCCCATTTATGATGTAGTATGGAATCCCAATTCCACAGAGTTTTGTGCTGTGTATGGTTTTATGCCTGCGAAGGCAACTGTTTTCAATCTGAAATGTGATCCTTTGTTTGATTTTGGAACTGGCCCTCGTAATGCTGCCTACTACAGCTCCCCTGGACATATCTTAGTACTAGCAGGATTTGGAAATCTCAGAGGACAGATGGAAGTATGGGATGTAAAAAACTACAAACTTATTTCCAAGCCACTGGCatcagattctacatattttgcTTGGTGCCCTGATGGGGAACATTTTGTAACTGCTACGTGTGCTCCAAGGCTACGAGTTGGTAATGGGTACAAGATCTGGCATTATACTGGCTCTGTTCTACACCAATGTGAAGTCTCACCGAATGCAGAAATATGGCAAGTTTCCTGGCAGCCATTTTTAGATGGAACATTTCCAGCAAAAGCAGTAACTTACCAGGCAGTTCCAAGTGAACTGCCAAGTGCTGAGCTAAAGGTTGCCCAAGCTTATAGACCACCAGCTTTGAGAAACAAGCCTATAACCAGTTCCAAGCTG CATGAGGAGGAGCCACCTCAGAACATGAAACCACAACCAGGAAATAGTGATAAGCCATTATCAAAGATGGCGCTTAAAAATCAAAGGAAGCACGAAGCAAAGAAAGCTGCTAAACAG GAGGCCAAAACTGATGGGAACCAGGAATCAACACCATCTCCAGCATTACAGAATGTATCACACAGCACTCTGCCTTCTGTGACATCTGGAGACCCTGAGGtagacaaaaaaataaagaatttgaAAAAG AAACTGAAAGCAATTGAGCAGCTGAAAGATCAAGCAGCTACTGGAAAACAGCTAGAGAAAAACCAG TTGGAGAAAATTCAGAAAGAGGCGGCTCTCCTAAAGGAGCTAGAAGATTTGGAACTAGGCTTGTAA
- the SERP1 gene encoding stress-associated endoplasmic reticulum protein 1, which translates to MVAKQRIRMANEKHSKNITQRGNVAKTSRNAPEEKASVGPWLLALFIFVVCGSAIFQIIQSIRMGM; encoded by the exons ATGGTGGCGAAGCAGCGGATCCGGATGGCGAACGAGAAGCACAGCAAGAACATCACCCAGCGGGGCAACGTCGCCAAGACCTCG aGAAACGCCCCCGAGGAGAAGGCATCCGTGGGGCCCTGGTTGTTGGCGCTGTTCATCTTTGTGGTTTGTGGCTCAG CTATCTTCCAAATTATTCAGAGTATCAGGATGGGCATGTGA